One Plasmodium cynomolgi strain B DNA, chromosome 12, whole genome shotgun sequence genomic region harbors:
- a CDS encoding transcription factor (AP2-Sp;~putative), which translates to MDEIANTDQTFNPAVMPMDGKVATNGGSNKVSSSLNAAASPAVVGAMDNPVVSPMNSTIVNPMNNNIINAVGTARTNSLNGMSNIVGKGNSNKGGSNSSGTNMGPMKSSPSNDPSILANNLVNTVVNTVVNTLASSAVVNTMSSGNHSGANLGNNNPVTSGSNKNPPAKGPPTQPGTGEVVIKKKVGRPKGTTSANKVIKKEEKVSTSSSGYPGVSWNKRMCAWLAFFYDGASRRSRTFHPKHFNMDKEKARLAAVEFMKSLENNGRKKSTKNKTDRNKTKQLNEEMIPGMLNNDVANSLNSRAPNGTPIPMQLMSLNRGYYMQNMNRNFNLSGMSPNDRSGMSNTYNSLSNTSNLGGMAQNMQDQGVGGVGGVGSGNAGNAAAGGGNVNFVDRNLSSNNAGSELLKMEDNLGLHNKDVEGLMNALFRQNYNMNMGMANMDKHQYLHSSGKNNGTGQGGMKASSNSPNGVVNNANGVNNTNGVNPIGNSNLPNSNTASNSMNGNASPGPHLYLANHGAGDVFENGNESTNGVSMANMANVANVANVANLPNMANMANMANMANMAMTNMGNLPNMVNLPNMANIPNMGNPPNMGNLPNMGNLANYYDYNFDPYRGSISPHLIEMVHRLNNDMKDGSKSGGVAGGDGRSDEMNELNFCSTDNNAAWINQLKHSHNNLCNNLNSNPCDLCDTSSASPEPNMAKKIDMGNRKKGGNNMLSMSNRKSEMVDPGATAAAHHVSGDGTGGANGSGNASGNVGGNSNGNSGNANFDMKNNSPCECAPHLRNQKKHYCMYYNSANSNPTNDGSYNFMAPWNGTNPNSSNTRMNGLDSNNENSIDSNHLAANGASNSNALNMGNPNGGVVLCMSTNNNQVNSLAQNATHLPGNMEMNPKQGSHPSSAFSGTPNIQDIKKQLHFQSQSGIGTSASDLHNALQMAKQTNNFAQKGLTSSNSNGGTNNNVSGGSSSAGSNSISATANGTTAHKKRGPKDSRKALLPPSAVAPAAGVAAVGAVAAVGATAGVAAAAGSSHAMNTQPAQNGKKNAMNLNFADHNSLCSKLNSIINFEWRSSDAKTHPNRNKQGAFENGDT; encoded by the exons atggatgaaatTGCGAATACAGATCAGACGTTTAATCCGGCAGTTATGCCAATGGACGGGAAGGTAGCGACGAACGGTGGCAGTAACAAAGTGAGTAGCAGTTTGAACGCTGCGGCATCCCCCGCTGTGGTGGGAGCAATGGACAACCCTGTTGTCAGCCCTATGAATAGCACCATTGTCAACCCGATGAACAACAACATTATCAACGCAGTGGGCACTGCAAGGACGAACAGCTTGAACGGCATGAGCAATATCGTTGGAAAAGGTAACAGCAACAAGGGTGGCAGCAACAGCAGCGGAACAAACATGGGACCGATGAAGAGCTCACCAAGTAATGATCCCAGCATTTTAGCTAACAATTTGGTTAACACTGTGGTGAACACCGTGGTGAACACTTTGGCGAGTAGTGCCGTGGTGAATACCATGTCGAGTGGCAACCACAGCGGTGCCAACCTGGGGAATAATAACCCTGTGACCAGTGGAAGCAACAAGAACCCCCCAGCAAAAGGCCCACCAACCCAGCCTGGAACGGGCGAAGTagtaataaagaaaaaggtagGAAGACCCAAAGGAACGACTTCAGCAAATAaagtcataaaaaaggaagaaaaggtttCGACGTCTTCGTCCGGCTACCCAGGGGTCAGTTGGAACAAAAGGATGTGTGCCTGGCTAGCTTTTTTCTATGATGGTGCATCTAGAAGAAGTAGGACTTTTCACCCCAAGCACTTTAACATGGACAAGGAAAAGGCTCGACTAGCAGCAGTAGAATTTATGAAATCGTTAGAAAATAAcggtagaaaaaaatcaacaaaaaataaaacagataggaataaaacgaagcaattaaatgaagaaatgatACCAGGGATGTTGAATAACGACGTGGCAAACAGCTTAAATAGCAGAGCCCCCAATGGTACTCCAATACCGATGCAATTAATGTCATTAAATCGAGGATACTATATGCAGAACATGAATAGAAATTTCAACCTGTCAGGGATGTCCCCAAATGATAGAAGTGGTATGAGCAATACGTACAACTCGTTAAGTAATACGTCAAATTTAGGAGGCATGGCCCAAAACATGCAAGACCAAG GAGTAGGAGGTGTAGGAGGTGTAGGAAGTGGCAATGCAGGAAATGCTGCCGCCGGGGGTGGAAACGTAAACTTCGTTGATAGAAATCTCAGCAGTAACAATGCTGGCAGTGAGCTTCTAAAAATGGAAGACAATTTAGGGTTACACAATAAAGACGTGGAAGGCTTAATGAATGCACTTTTTagacaaaattataatatgaaTATGGGCATGGCCAACATGGATAAGCATCAATACCTGCACAGTAGTGGGAAGAACAATGGCACAGGGCAAGGGGGCATGAAGGCATCGTCTAACAGTCCCAATGGAGTAGTTAACAATGCCAACGGTGTGAATAACACTAATGGGGTGAACCCTATTGGGAATAGTAACCTTCCCAACAGTAACACTGCGTCCAATTCGATGAACGGGAATGCCTCCCCAGGTCCTCATTTATATTTGGCCAATCATGGTGCTGGTGATGTGTTTGAAAATGGGAACGAGTCAACTAATGGGGTAAGCATGGCCAACATGGCCAACGTGGCCAACGTGGCAAACGTGGCCAACCTACCCAATATGGCCAACATGGCCAACATGGCTAACATGGCGAACATGGCCATGACTAATATGGGCAATCTACCCAACATGGTCAATCTGCCTAATATGGCTAACATCCCTAACATGGGCAACCCACCCAACATGGGGAACCTACCTAATATGGGAAACTTGGCAAATTATTATGACTACAATTTTGATCCGTATCGAGGGAGCATTTCTCCTCATTTGATCGAGATGGTGCACCGGTTAAACAACGACATGAAAGATGGTAGTAAGAGTGGTGGAGTAGCTGGAGGAGATGGGAGAAGTGACGAGATGAATGAATTAAATTTCTGTTCCACGGATAACAATGCAGCTTGGATTAACCAACTGAAGCATTCTCACAATAACCTCTGCAACAATTTAAACAGCAATCCTTGTGATTTATGTGATACTAGCAGTGCCTCTCCTGAACCCAATATGGCTAAGAAGATAGACATGGGTAAccggaaaaaaggaggcaataATATGTTGAGCATGTCTAATAGGAAGAGCGAGATGGTGGACCCTGGTGCCACTGCAGCTGCACACCATGTCAGCGGTGATGGTACTGGCGGAGCAAACGGAAGCGGTAACGCAAGCGGGAATGTTGGCGGGAACAGCAATGGAAACAGCGGTAATGCTAACTTCgacatgaaaaataattctccTTGCGAGTGTGCGCCACATCTGAGGAATCAGAAGAAGCACTACTGCATGTATTACAACTCAGCGAATTCGAACCCCACGAACGACGGCAGTTACAATTTTATGGCACCATGGAATGGTACTAACCCTAACTCCAGCAACACTCGAATGAATGGCTTGGACAGTAATAATGAAAACTCTATTGATAGCAACCACCTTGCCGCTAATGGAGCTTCGAATAGTAATGCCCTAAACATGGGAAACCCTAACGGTGGTGTCGTCCTTTGCATGTCAACAAATAATAACCAGGTTAATTCTCTTGCACAAAATGCAACCCATCTGCCAGGGAATATGGAAATGAATCCTAAACAGGGTTCCCATCCTTCATCTGCTTTTTCTGGAACACCTAATATACAAGACATAAAGAAGCAGTTGCATTTTCAGAGCCAGTCAGGTATCGGTACATCTGCTTCAGATTTACATAATGCATTACAAATGGCCAAGCAGACGAATAACTTTGCGCAAAAGGGTCTTACCAGTAGTAACAGTAATGGTGGCACGAACAACAACGTCAGTGGTGGTAGCAGTAGTGCAGGCTCAAATTCCATTAGTGCTACTGCGAATGGAACGACTGCGCATAAGAAAAGGGGACCAAAGGACAGTCGGAAGGCCTTATTACCCCCGTCGGCGGTGGCACCAGCGGCAGGGGTAGCAGCGGTGGGAGCGGTAGCAGCAGTAGGAGCAACCGCGGGGGTAGCGGCGGCGGCGGGATCTTCGCATGCTATGAACACGCAGCCGGCGCagaacgggaaaaaaaacgcgatGAACCTGAATTTCGCTGACCATAACAGTTTATGTAGCAAGCTGAATAGCATAATCAATTTCGAGTGGCGGAGCTCCGACGCGAAGACGCATCCGAATAGAAATAAGCAGGGCGCATTCGAGAACGGAGATACGTAA
- a CDS encoding 26S proteasome subunit (putative), translating to MDFEKNLHQSDIVTSASGVIALLNEEEASLKIFGLEKLNAIVDVYWPELADYIFKIEELCEDQNFVGKELANLVASKVYFHLEKYPEALKYALCAGKLFNINEKSQYVETMLAKCIEKYVEIRERDYEGQVISSSSSNSNRRGGNNHSGNNHSSSDTHLAHSNIHQGDGSNEGSIEGNNEVNHNNYVDGGSYTNHMGPDNTYNRSNFNLYNNHESSNEKMKTDTDIFKEDLNNEIHQKMEQFVDEMLEICMQNNSVKEALGVALDARRLDKVEYIILNCPNKIELLQHSIANERHINTTKKFRNDFFKLLVKIYLSMDPEELKSEYINLCECLFYINDYKKVAEILLSLINDYHLMAYQISFELVDLENRNFLKNILKQIKEILIQNKSFYYGEHSYSGESKKRSNLHLGADCAADDDVVKGDDVDKGDDVVKGDGVVKGDGVVKGDDVVKGDDVAKGEEVPSTVPQQEESAPGAAQDDSEKKNADEGSGQDTGGSGEGDSAANGINAANGGNAANGVNAANGNSNSLASREEDRQRLSDDVLMYISENHKLYEKIKKLVFILTGKVTINLYMEFLHRNNHADLILLDSYKNVVDSRSSITHHGIVIAHGLMQTGTTCDVFLRSNIEWLSKAINWAKFSSTASLGVVYKGHVNESFIVLSSHLPYNDVSRQITNNLNVGISPSGVYSEGGSLYALGLIHANYNTNDKKVKNFLLAQLKLNVNDEVLQHGCCLGLGLVCMGENDDDQVYDELKGVMYSDSAVAGESAAYAIGLLKLGSGDEKCVDELLAYAHDTQHEKITRACSISLGFVMFQKEKEADILIEELINDKDAIIRYGGMFTIAMAYCGLSSYNKHIIKRLLHFSVSDVSDDVRRAAVIALGFVLCNSPSQVPMFLNLLIESYNPHVRYGAALALGIACAASGNEEAVNMLMPLLTDTTDFVRQSAFISLGLIFQQSNEHVNPNFKKYKEEIMRILSDKHEDIIAKFGAIVGAGLLDICGRNAISTFFTRRANIIRPQAAVGFCLFSQLWYWFPLIHMISLTFLPTCLIGLTEDLKVPKNFSVLSTCKNQTFDYPSFLSKEKAQEKKETVTAGLSTTAKRKTLKLKKQKSENKLAKEKTALDDNSSVLSDGKSMKNLEILSTAATVGQSSHVSHAESVEGSANDETTNEQANETSNFSNLQKMKKADTKGKVSTMQSINNTVDMKNPCRVIKMQEKFIEYQANSRFKPILPSRKSGFIMLVDTAPSEPSDFIEINLENSAKKEAPPFEPFAWKEEN from the exons atggacttTGAGAAGAACCTGCACCAAAGTGACATCGTGACGTCGGCATCGGGTGTCATAGCACTGCtgaacgaagaagaagcgagTTTGAAAATCTTCGGGTTGGAAAAACTGAATGCCATTGTGGATGTATATTGGCCCGAGTTAGcagattatatttttaaaatagaaGAACTATGTGAGGACCAGAATTTTGTTGGAAAAGAGCTAGCCAATTTGGTGGCTAGTAAGGtttatttccatttggaaaaataccCTGAAGCGTTGAAGTATGCACTGTGTGCAGGAAAACTGTTTAACATAAACGAGAAGTCGCAGTATGTCGAAACGATGCTAGCCAAATGTATAGAGAAGTATGTGGAGATTCGGGAGAGGGACTATGAGGGTCAAGTCATaagtagcagcagcagcaacagcaacAGACGTGGTGGCAACAATCATAGCGGTAACAACCACAGCAGCAGTGATACCCACTTGGCGCACAGCAATATACATCAGGGAGATGGGAGCAACGAAGGGAGCATCGAAGGGAACAACGAGGTGAACCATAACAATTACGTGGACGGAGGCTCCTATACGAACCATATGGGACCAGACAACACATACAACAGAAGCAATTTCAATCTTTACAATAATCACGAAAGTagtaacgaaaaaatgaaaaccgATACAGATATTTTTAAGGAAGATCTAAATAACGAAATTCATCAAAAGATGGAACAATTCGTTGATGAAATGTTAGAAATCTGCATGCAGAATAATAGCGTGAAGGAAGCTTTAGGGGTGGCGTTAGATGCTAGAAGATTAGATAAAGTAGAATATATAATTCTAAATTGTCCAAATAAGATCGAGTTATTACAACACTCTATTGCAAATGAAAGGCATATTAATACAACGAAAAAGTTTAgaaatgattttttcaaattgctagttaaaatatatctttCAATGGATccagaagaattaaaaagtgaatatataaatttatgtgaatgtttattttacattaatGATTATAAAAAGGTTGCTGAGATTTTATTAAGTTTGATTAACGACTATCATTTGATGGCATATCAGATTTCTTTTGAACTTGTAGATTTGGAAAATCggaactttttaaaaaatattttaaaacagATTAAAGAAATTTTGATACAGAATAAGTCTTTTTACTATGGGGAGCATAGTTATTCTGGAGAATCGAAGAAGCGCTCCAACCTCCATTTGGGTGCAGACTGTGCTGCGGATGACGATGTGGTCAAGGGGGATGACGTGGACAAGGGGGATGACGTGGTCAAGGGGGACGGTGTGGTCAAGGGGGACGGCGTGGTCAAGGGGGACGACGTGGTCAAGGGGGACGATGTGGCCAAGGGCGAGGAGGTTCCGAGCACAGTTCCGCAGCAGGAGGAGTCCGCCCCGGGGGCGGCGCAGGACGACTCGGAAAAGAAGAACGCAGACGAGGGGAGTGGTCAGGACACCGGTGGCAGCGGCGAGGGCGACAGTGCTGCCAATGGGATTAACGCGGCCAACGGGGGGAATGCGGCCAACGGGGTCAACGCGGCGAATGGCAACAGCAACAGCCTGGCGAGCAGGGAGGAGGACAGGCAGAGGCTCTCCGACGACGTGCTCATGTACATAAGCGAGAACCACAAGCTGTacgaaaaaatcaaaaagcTCGTGTTCATACTGACGGGGAAGGTGACGATAAACTTGTATATGGAATTCCTGCACCGAAATAACCACGCCGATTTGATTCTGCTGGATagttacaaaaatgtagtaGACTCCAGAAGCAGCATTACTCACCATGGGATCGTTATAGCGCACGGGTTGATGCAGACAGGCACGACATGTGACGTGTTCCTGCGCTCCAACATTGAGTGGTTATCCAAGGCGATAAATTGGGCCAAATTTTCCTCCACAGCATCTCTTGGTGTGGTCTACAAAGGACACGTGAACGAATCATTTATCGTCCTGTCATCACATTTACCATACAATGATGTGTCGAGACAAATTACAAATAATCTGAACGTAGGTATATCCCCCAGTGGAGTGTACTCAGAGGGTGGTTCCCTATATGCCCTTGGGTTAATACATGCAAATTATAACACAAATGATAAGAAGGTGAAAAACTTTTTACTAGCTCagttaaaattaaatgtaaaCGATGAGGTGTTACAACATGGTTGCTGcttagggttagggttagTGTGTATGGGGGAAAATGATGACGACCAAGTGTATGATGAGCTAAAGGGGGTTATGTATTCAGACTCAGCAGTAGCAGGGGAAAGTGCAGCATATGCAATTGGACTCTTAAAACTTGGAAGTGGTGATGAAAAATGCGTAGACGAATTACTAGCCTATGCACATGACACccaacatgaaaaaataacgagAGCTTGTAGCATTAGTCTAGGATTCGTAATGttccaaaaggaaaaagaagcagacaTTTTGATTGAAGAATTAATTAACGATAAGGATGCCATCATACGATATGGAGGAATGTTTACTATAGCTATGGCGTACTGTGGTTTATCTAGCTACAATAAgcatataataaaaaggcTACTGCACTTTTCCGTATCAGATGTAAGTGATGATGTTAGGAGAGCAGCCGTTATAGCATTAGGTTTTGTATTATGTAACAGTCCATCTCAAGTGCCCATGTTTTTAAATCTCCTAATTGAGAGCTACAACCCCCATGTACGTTACGGGGCTGCACTAGCATTAGGAATCGCGTGTGCTGCATCAGGAAATGAAGAAGCTGTTAACATGCTCATGCCATTACTAACCGATACTACCGATTTTGTGAGACAAAGTGCATTCATATCGTTAGGACTAATTTTCCAGCAATCGAATGAGCATGTAAAtccaaattttaaaaaatataaagaagaaattatgCGTATTTTATCAGACAAACATGAGGATATTATTGCCAAATTTGGTGCCATAGTAGGTGCTGGGTTGTTAGATATATGTGGAAGGAACGCTATTTCGACCTTCTTCACAAGAAGAGCAAATATTATTAGACCACAAGCAGCTGTTGGTTTTTGTTTATTCAGCCAACTGTGGTATTGGTTTCCATTAATCCATATGATTAGCTTGACCTTCCTTCCGACTTGCTTAATTGGACTAACTGAAGATTTGAAAGTGCCAAAGAATTTTTCCGTCCTTTCCACGTGCAAGAATCAGACCTTTGATtatccttcctttttaagcaaagaaaaagcgcaagaaaagaaagaaaccGTCACGGCTGGTCTGTCCACTACTGCGAAACGGAAAACACTAAAattgaagaagcagaaaagtGAGAACAAATTGGCCAAGGAGAAAACTGCTCTGGATGACAACAGCTCCGTTTTATCTGATGGGAAGTCCATGAAGAATTTGGAGATCCTCAGCACGGCTGCTACAGTGGGGCAGTCCAGTCACGTGTCCCATGCGGAGAGCGTCGAGGGCAGTGCCAATGACGAGACCACGAATGAGCAGGCCAACGAGACTAGCAACTTTTCCAACTtgcagaaaatgaagaaggccGACACCAAGGGCAAGGTCTCCACTATGCAGTCCATCAACAACACG GTCGACATGAAAAACCCTTGCAGAGTAATCAAAATGCAAGAAAAGTTCATCGAATACCAGGCCAACAGTAGATTTAAGCCCATCCTTCCCTCGCGAAAATCGGGTTTCATCATGCTTGTGGACACGGC acCCTCGGAGCCATCCGACTTCATCGAAATAAACCTCGAGAACAGCGCGAAGAAGGAGGCCCCCCCCTTTGAGCCCTTCGCgtggaaagaagaaaattga